A window of the Heptranchias perlo isolate sHepPer1 chromosome 37, sHepPer1.hap1, whole genome shotgun sequence genome harbors these coding sequences:
- the LOC137304361 gene encoding intercellular adhesion molecule 1-like isoform X1 codes for MGFKLTSPDRYIYFFTLTVSITTNVTGSEVWIDTHPSAVEFGDSLEVNCSTTCADSKPLIMVEYKSGIHPKRNIGGKWMADFFQSVESWDISVPCSVICQAEGSALNENKKVVTVYNRELKITSPPEVLKVNKTYSLECIGPRVYPKNKLILTWLRGSEIVQRVSTGEKGFPDEDKRLRNVFNFTASASDDGQEYTCLAEVDLGSNTTKPITNSSVTLQTYSFTDPPRILNKDPIEVKQEVTLICEVPNVDPAEKMRIRWSQDGEELKTIALRSNSNTVRATTRWTPQESGLMEVVCTADFEEYPSIPPRNDSFFIMVYVFSAPEIQVPTTLEGKAVNITCSVFNVSGELQLRLKNRNNVLVSKSSSTELTIYHTVDAQAKLDGQQYTCEAVLKLQAQSKTSPIVKQQNATLHVQYPPTEAQVRKTADDWIEGKSQTLSCNAAGNPAPQVSWIKDGQIYFREKLHIPSVQLRDGGQYVCRVTNEYGSKNSSLNAVIMYKPQNTSISVNNKTVSGSPIHVSKGDEVTITCNSNGNPPATLQWEAPSKGSNDETGPPGVLRISHATSEHHGIYKCRATNKYGTDEKEVDIRVKGETWTLYLVIAGIILTLIISAIAAFVWYSKSSAHKKGIYKVHNAKPNNNPQIPYGLEPYEETLPLRKLIP; via the exons CAAACGTGACTGGATCTGAGGTTTGGATCGACACACACCCCTCAGCTGTGGAATTTGGCGACTCTTTGGAGGTGAACTGCAGTACAACATGTGCAGACTCTAAGCCATTAATAATGGTGGAGTATAAGTCAGGGATACATCCTAAAAGAAATATAGGTGGTAAATGGATGGCTGACTTTTTCCAAAGTGTTGAGTCGTGGGATATCTCCGTGCCGTGCTCTGTGATATGTCAAGCAGAGGGCAGTGCACTGAATGAGAACAAAAAGGTGGTCACTGTATACA ATCGAGAGTTAAAGATTACTTCACCCCCTGAAGTGCTGAAGGTTAACAAAACCTATAGTCTGGAGTGTATTGGTCCGAGGGTCTATCCAAAGAATAAACTCATACTCACAtggctgagagggagtgagattgtTCAGAGAGTTTCCACAGGAGAAAAAGGTTTCCCGGATGAAGATAAAAGATTGAGGAATGTTTTCAATTTCACTGCAAGTGCGTCAGATGATGGACAGGAGTACACCtgcttggcagaagtggacttggGCTCTAACACTACAAAACCAATAACAAACTCCTCTGTGACTCTACAAACTTACT CTTTTACGGATCCTCCTAGAATCCTTAATAAAGACCCGATAGAAGTGAAGCAAGAGGTCACGTTAATATGTGAGGTCCCAAACGTCGATCCTGCTGAGAAGATGAGAATAAGGTGGTCTCAGGATGGTGAAGAACTGAAGACAATTGCATTAAGGTCAAATTCCAATACTGTCCGGGCAACAACACGATGGACACCACAAGAGTCTGGTCTGATGGAAGTTGTCTGTACAGCAGATTTTGAGGAGTATCCATCAATTCCACCAAGAAACGATAGCTTTTTCATTATGGTGTACG TTTTCTCTGCCCCTGAAATCCAAGTACCGACCACCCTCGAAGGAAAGGCGGTTAATATTACCTGCAGTGTGTTTAATGTCTCAGGGGAACTTCAACTCAGACTGAAGAACAGAAACAACGTATTAGTGAGTAAATCAAGCAGCACGGAGCTTACTATCTACCATACTGTGGATGCACAAGCAAAGCTGGATGGACAGCAGTACACCTGCGAGGCTGTACTTAAACTTCAAGCTCAGTCAAAGACAAGCCCTATTGTTAAACAACAGAATGCCACCCTCCATGTCCAAT ATCCTCCAACAGAAGCACAGGTCCGTAAAACAGCTGACGACTGGATCGAAGGGAAGTCACAGACCTTATCATGTAATGCAGCAGGGAACCCAGCTCCCCAAGTGTCCTGGATCAAAGATGGACAAATATACTTCAGAGAGAAACTCCACATCCCATCAGTCCAACTGAGGGATGGTGGTCAGTACGTGTGTAGGGTCACCAATGAGTATGGATCCAAAAACTCCTCTCTGAATGCAGTCATTATGT atAAACCACAAAACACAAGCATATCAGTAAACAACAAAACCGTGTCGGGGTCTCCAATACACGTCAGTAAAGGAGATGAGGTTACTATAACCTGCAACTCCAATGGAAACCCCCCGGCTACATTACAGTGGGAAGCCCCCAGTAAGGGCAGCAACGATGAGACTGGCCCTCCTGGAGTCCTCCGTATTTCTCATGCAACGTCAGAACATCATGGAATTTATAAATGTAGAGCTACCAATAAATACGGAACTGACGAGAAGGAAGTGGACATCAGGGTCAAAG GTGAAACATGGACATTGTATCTGGTGATCGCAGGAATCATATTAACATTGATCATATCGGCAATAGCAGCCTTTGTCTGGTACAGCAAATCCAGTGCCCATAAAAAAGGAATATATAAAGTACACAATGCAAAACCCAACAACAATCCACAGATCCCCTATGGATTGGAACCCTATGAGGAAACTCTCCCTTTAAGGAAACTCATTCCATAA
- the LOC137304361 gene encoding intercellular adhesion molecule 1-like isoform X2 — translation MVEYKSGIHPKRNIGGKWMADFFQSVESWDISVPCSVICQAEGSALNENKKVVTVYNRELKITSPPEVLKVNKTYSLECIGPRVYPKNKLILTWLRGSEIVQRVSTGEKGFPDEDKRLRNVFNFTASASDDGQEYTCLAEVDLGSNTTKPITNSSVTLQTYSFTDPPRILNKDPIEVKQEVTLICEVPNVDPAEKMRIRWSQDGEELKTIALRSNSNTVRATTRWTPQESGLMEVVCTADFEEYPSIPPRNDSFFIMVYVFSAPEIQVPTTLEGKAVNITCSVFNVSGELQLRLKNRNNVLVSKSSSTELTIYHTVDAQAKLDGQQYTCEAVLKLQAQSKTSPIVKQQNATLHVQYPPTEAQVRKTADDWIEGKSQTLSCNAAGNPAPQVSWIKDGQIYFREKLHIPSVQLRDGGQYVCRVTNEYGSKNSSLNAVIMYKPQNTSISVNNKTVSGSPIHVSKGDEVTITCNSNGNPPATLQWEAPSKGSNDETGPPGVLRISHATSEHHGIYKCRATNKYGTDEKEVDIRVKGETWTLYLVIAGIILTLIISAIAAFVWYSKSSAHKKGIYKVHNAKPNNNPQIPYGLEPYEETLPLRKLIP, via the exons ATGGTGGAGTATAAGTCAGGGATACATCCTAAAAGAAATATAGGTGGTAAATGGATGGCTGACTTTTTCCAAAGTGTTGAGTCGTGGGATATCTCCGTGCCGTGCTCTGTGATATGTCAAGCAGAGGGCAGTGCACTGAATGAGAACAAAAAGGTGGTCACTGTATACA ATCGAGAGTTAAAGATTACTTCACCCCCTGAAGTGCTGAAGGTTAACAAAACCTATAGTCTGGAGTGTATTGGTCCGAGGGTCTATCCAAAGAATAAACTCATACTCACAtggctgagagggagtgagattgtTCAGAGAGTTTCCACAGGAGAAAAAGGTTTCCCGGATGAAGATAAAAGATTGAGGAATGTTTTCAATTTCACTGCAAGTGCGTCAGATGATGGACAGGAGTACACCtgcttggcagaagtggacttggGCTCTAACACTACAAAACCAATAACAAACTCCTCTGTGACTCTACAAACTTACT CTTTTACGGATCCTCCTAGAATCCTTAATAAAGACCCGATAGAAGTGAAGCAAGAGGTCACGTTAATATGTGAGGTCCCAAACGTCGATCCTGCTGAGAAGATGAGAATAAGGTGGTCTCAGGATGGTGAAGAACTGAAGACAATTGCATTAAGGTCAAATTCCAATACTGTCCGGGCAACAACACGATGGACACCACAAGAGTCTGGTCTGATGGAAGTTGTCTGTACAGCAGATTTTGAGGAGTATCCATCAATTCCACCAAGAAACGATAGCTTTTTCATTATGGTGTACG TTTTCTCTGCCCCTGAAATCCAAGTACCGACCACCCTCGAAGGAAAGGCGGTTAATATTACCTGCAGTGTGTTTAATGTCTCAGGGGAACTTCAACTCAGACTGAAGAACAGAAACAACGTATTAGTGAGTAAATCAAGCAGCACGGAGCTTACTATCTACCATACTGTGGATGCACAAGCAAAGCTGGATGGACAGCAGTACACCTGCGAGGCTGTACTTAAACTTCAAGCTCAGTCAAAGACAAGCCCTATTGTTAAACAACAGAATGCCACCCTCCATGTCCAAT ATCCTCCAACAGAAGCACAGGTCCGTAAAACAGCTGACGACTGGATCGAAGGGAAGTCACAGACCTTATCATGTAATGCAGCAGGGAACCCAGCTCCCCAAGTGTCCTGGATCAAAGATGGACAAATATACTTCAGAGAGAAACTCCACATCCCATCAGTCCAACTGAGGGATGGTGGTCAGTACGTGTGTAGGGTCACCAATGAGTATGGATCCAAAAACTCCTCTCTGAATGCAGTCATTATGT atAAACCACAAAACACAAGCATATCAGTAAACAACAAAACCGTGTCGGGGTCTCCAATACACGTCAGTAAAGGAGATGAGGTTACTATAACCTGCAACTCCAATGGAAACCCCCCGGCTACATTACAGTGGGAAGCCCCCAGTAAGGGCAGCAACGATGAGACTGGCCCTCCTGGAGTCCTCCGTATTTCTCATGCAACGTCAGAACATCATGGAATTTATAAATGTAGAGCTACCAATAAATACGGAACTGACGAGAAGGAAGTGGACATCAGGGTCAAAG GTGAAACATGGACATTGTATCTGGTGATCGCAGGAATCATATTAACATTGATCATATCGGCAATAGCAGCCTTTGTCTGGTACAGCAAATCCAGTGCCCATAAAAAAGGAATATATAAAGTACACAATGCAAAACCCAACAACAATCCACAGATCCCCTATGGATTGGAACCCTATGAGGAAACTCTCCCTTTAAGGAAACTCATTCCATAA
- the LOC137304361 gene encoding intercellular adhesion molecule 5-like isoform X3, producing MYSSSKICVWADRELKITSPPEVLKVNKTYSLECIGPRVYPKNKLILTWLRGSEIVQRVSTGEKGFPDEDKRLRNVFNFTASASDDGQEYTCLAEVDLGSNTTKPITNSSVTLQTYSFTDPPRILNKDPIEVKQEVTLICEVPNVDPAEKMRIRWSQDGEELKTIALRSNSNTVRATTRWTPQESGLMEVVCTADFEEYPSIPPRNDSFFIMVYVFSAPEIQVPTTLEGKAVNITCSVFNVSGELQLRLKNRNNVLVSKSSSTELTIYHTVDAQAKLDGQQYTCEAVLKLQAQSKTSPIVKQQNATLHVQYPPTEAQVRKTADDWIEGKSQTLSCNAAGNPAPQVSWIKDGQIYFREKLHIPSVQLRDGGQYVCRVTNEYGSKNSSLNAVIMYKPQNTSISVNNKTVSGSPIHVSKGDEVTITCNSNGNPPATLQWEAPSKGSNDETGPPGVLRISHATSEHHGIYKCRATNKYGTDEKEVDIRVKGETWTLYLVIAGIILTLIISAIAAFVWYSKSSAHKKGIYKVHNAKPNNNPQIPYGLEPYEETLPLRKLIP from the exons ATGTACTCCAGCTCCAAGATCTGTGTATGGGCAG ATCGAGAGTTAAAGATTACTTCACCCCCTGAAGTGCTGAAGGTTAACAAAACCTATAGTCTGGAGTGTATTGGTCCGAGGGTCTATCCAAAGAATAAACTCATACTCACAtggctgagagggagtgagattgtTCAGAGAGTTTCCACAGGAGAAAAAGGTTTCCCGGATGAAGATAAAAGATTGAGGAATGTTTTCAATTTCACTGCAAGTGCGTCAGATGATGGACAGGAGTACACCtgcttggcagaagtggacttggGCTCTAACACTACAAAACCAATAACAAACTCCTCTGTGACTCTACAAACTTACT CTTTTACGGATCCTCCTAGAATCCTTAATAAAGACCCGATAGAAGTGAAGCAAGAGGTCACGTTAATATGTGAGGTCCCAAACGTCGATCCTGCTGAGAAGATGAGAATAAGGTGGTCTCAGGATGGTGAAGAACTGAAGACAATTGCATTAAGGTCAAATTCCAATACTGTCCGGGCAACAACACGATGGACACCACAAGAGTCTGGTCTGATGGAAGTTGTCTGTACAGCAGATTTTGAGGAGTATCCATCAATTCCACCAAGAAACGATAGCTTTTTCATTATGGTGTACG TTTTCTCTGCCCCTGAAATCCAAGTACCGACCACCCTCGAAGGAAAGGCGGTTAATATTACCTGCAGTGTGTTTAATGTCTCAGGGGAACTTCAACTCAGACTGAAGAACAGAAACAACGTATTAGTGAGTAAATCAAGCAGCACGGAGCTTACTATCTACCATACTGTGGATGCACAAGCAAAGCTGGATGGACAGCAGTACACCTGCGAGGCTGTACTTAAACTTCAAGCTCAGTCAAAGACAAGCCCTATTGTTAAACAACAGAATGCCACCCTCCATGTCCAAT ATCCTCCAACAGAAGCACAGGTCCGTAAAACAGCTGACGACTGGATCGAAGGGAAGTCACAGACCTTATCATGTAATGCAGCAGGGAACCCAGCTCCCCAAGTGTCCTGGATCAAAGATGGACAAATATACTTCAGAGAGAAACTCCACATCCCATCAGTCCAACTGAGGGATGGTGGTCAGTACGTGTGTAGGGTCACCAATGAGTATGGATCCAAAAACTCCTCTCTGAATGCAGTCATTATGT atAAACCACAAAACACAAGCATATCAGTAAACAACAAAACCGTGTCGGGGTCTCCAATACACGTCAGTAAAGGAGATGAGGTTACTATAACCTGCAACTCCAATGGAAACCCCCCGGCTACATTACAGTGGGAAGCCCCCAGTAAGGGCAGCAACGATGAGACTGGCCCTCCTGGAGTCCTCCGTATTTCTCATGCAACGTCAGAACATCATGGAATTTATAAATGTAGAGCTACCAATAAATACGGAACTGACGAGAAGGAAGTGGACATCAGGGTCAAAG GTGAAACATGGACATTGTATCTGGTGATCGCAGGAATCATATTAACATTGATCATATCGGCAATAGCAGCCTTTGTCTGGTACAGCAAATCCAGTGCCCATAAAAAAGGAATATATAAAGTACACAATGCAAAACCCAACAACAATCCACAGATCCCCTATGGATTGGAACCCTATGAGGAAACTCTCCCTTTAAGGAAACTCATTCCATAA